The window GGATAAAGCCCCACAGGTTGTTTCATTAATTGCATTAAGGTGAACACCCCTGCCCCCAAAAAAATTAAAGGGATCAAAATGGCTAAAATCCAGAAGACAAAAACAAGCTTACCCCGCGAGGGGGCTTCTGCTTCTGTTTCTTGCTCTTCTTGAGGCGCTTCGTCTTTTTCCTCCTTTTTGGAGTCTTCCTCTTGGGGTTCTTCTAAAGACTCTTCCTCTCCAAGGATACTTGCCAATGGGTCTTCAAAATCTTCTGGGGGACCTTCTTTTTTTTCTTGCTTTACCTCTTCGTCAGCATCTTTTTCTTCAGCGTCTTCACTTTCAGCTTCAGTCCCCTTTTTGGCTTCACTTTCTTCTGGTTCTTCTTTTTCTTCGCCTTCTTCCTCTTCTTCCACTAAAAGATCTGCCAGGGGATCTTTTTCTTCTTGGTCTTCATTTTTTTCTTTCTCTTTTTCCTCTTCTGCCATCTAATTAGCCAAAAATCTTTTTTAGCTTTTCCTGTAAAGTTTCCGGAGTAAACGGTTTAACAATATACTGGCTTACTTTGTATTTAACAGCCTCGATAATATTTTCTTTCTGGGCCTCTGCCGTAACCATTAAAAACGGTAAATCCTTGAAACGCTCATCACTGCGAACCTTTTTGAGAAGTTCAATGCCGGTCATTTTGGGCATGTTCCAATCAGAAATAATGAGGTCTACTTTTTCTCCTTTATCAAGGATCTCCCAGGCGGTGGTGCCGTCATCAGCCTCAATGATGTTTTTAAAACCAAGCTGAAGCAAGATGTTCTTGATAATGCGGCGCATGGTGGCAAAGTCATCCACTACCAGCACTTTCATGTTTGTATCCATAACCTCTCCTCCTTAACTGTTTCTTCGTTTTATATCGGCCACCACCCTGTATTTCCTAAAGCTCTTCAAAGTAATCTTTGCCGAT of the Thermodesulfatator atlanticus DSM 21156 genome contains:
- a CDS encoding chemotaxis response regulator CheY; its protein translation is MDTNMKVLVVDDFATMRRIIKNILLQLGFKNIIEADDGTTAWEILDKGEKVDLIISDWNMPKMTGIELLKKVRSDERFKDLPFLMVTAEAQKENIIEAVKYKVSQYIVKPFTPETLQEKLKKIFG